In Pollutimonas sp. M17, a single genomic region encodes these proteins:
- a CDS encoding LysR family transcriptional regulator: MNIEFRDLRYFEAIAEIGHLGQASEALHRSQPALTKCIQRLERELGAALFERKGRGLALTAVGKEFYLRAKKIRETNDRYLNDMKDFIAGSAGRVRIGCGPITADYLLPIVCALALRDAPNVSLDITIGTNHELKEAIRQERLDMIVGVTSSDDEFVNQGFIDDTVVVAASRNHPIFALPSVGLKDLLRYHWILPTPPVESRKWLDKVFVASKLPKPTTHIEANTLPSIHDLIASTELLCFLSKLTLDHPKTRGLLKEVRLKATTMTRKLGITYPHGALTPATQRIIELLNQHHKSGKLPLGGE, from the coding sequence TTGAATATCGAGTTCCGCGACTTGCGCTATTTCGAAGCGATTGCGGAAATCGGGCATCTCGGACAGGCTTCAGAGGCCCTCCATCGCAGCCAGCCGGCGCTCACGAAATGCATCCAGCGCCTCGAACGCGAACTGGGTGCGGCGCTGTTTGAACGAAAGGGGCGCGGCCTGGCATTGACGGCCGTGGGCAAGGAGTTCTACCTGCGCGCGAAGAAGATACGGGAAACCAATGATCGGTACTTGAACGACATGAAGGACTTCATTGCCGGGTCGGCGGGCAGGGTGCGCATAGGCTGCGGACCCATCACGGCGGACTACCTTCTGCCCATTGTCTGCGCGCTGGCTCTGCGCGATGCGCCCAATGTCTCGCTGGACATCACCATAGGCACCAATCACGAACTCAAGGAAGCCATTCGCCAGGAACGGCTGGACATGATCGTCGGAGTAACGTCCAGCGACGACGAGTTCGTCAACCAGGGCTTCATCGACGATACCGTCGTGGTGGCGGCGAGCAGGAATCATCCGATTTTCGCCCTGCCTTCCGTCGGCCTGAAAGATCTGCTGCGCTATCACTGGATACTGCCCACCCCGCCGGTCGAAAGCCGGAAATGGCTGGACAAGGTGTTTGTCGCCAGCAAGCTGCCCAAGCCCACCACTCACATCGAAGCCAACACACTGCCTTCGATCCACGACCTGATCGCCAGCACGGAGCTTCTTTGCTTCCTGTCGAAACTCACGCTGGATCATCCAAAAACCCGCGGACTGTTGAAAGAGGTCAGGCTCAAGGCAACCACCATGACCCGAAAGCTGGGCATCACTTATCCGCACGGTGCGCTGACCCCGGCCACCCAGCGGATCATCGAATTACTGAACCAGCATCACAAGAGTGGCAAACTGCCCCTTGGCGGCGAATAG
- a CDS encoding hydroxyacid dehydrogenase, with the protein MTYTVFITARRLGAEGQAMLDREGCRSLFLEGAGDATEVEAIMAREKIDAVISRTVALSEHAIAACPGLKVVSKHGVGVSNIDVAACSARGIPVFVTPGANAQSVAELTLGLMLAAARGIAHMDGEIRAERWTRLQNGVELKGKTLGLVGFGQIGRLVAKFCQALGMRVSVYDPYAGADAQQDGVERVDDLDTLLRRSNVLSLHIPLTPATRALIGVPELAKLPAGAIVINTARGEVVDEAALVEALESGRLGAAGLDTTVDEPLGLDSPLRRMSNVVLTPHVGGSTDAALAAMATAAARNVLDYLRHKALPEDRVVNLDDLKNGTQGETDVR; encoded by the coding sequence ATGACATACACCGTATTTATTACCGCACGCAGGCTTGGAGCAGAAGGCCAGGCCATGCTGGATCGGGAGGGTTGCCGCAGCCTCTTCCTGGAAGGGGCGGGCGACGCCACAGAAGTCGAAGCGATCATGGCAAGAGAGAAAATCGATGCCGTCATTTCCCGTACCGTGGCGCTTTCAGAACACGCCATCGCGGCCTGTCCCGGTCTGAAAGTGGTGTCCAAACATGGCGTCGGCGTCAGCAATATCGATGTGGCGGCCTGTTCTGCGCGCGGCATTCCGGTTTTCGTTACGCCCGGCGCGAACGCCCAGTCGGTGGCCGAGCTGACGTTGGGGCTGATGCTTGCCGCGGCGCGCGGCATTGCGCACATGGATGGCGAGATTCGGGCGGAGCGCTGGACGCGCCTGCAGAATGGTGTGGAGCTCAAGGGCAAGACCTTGGGTCTGGTGGGCTTCGGGCAGATTGGACGGCTGGTTGCAAAATTCTGCCAGGCTTTGGGCATGAGGGTGTCTGTTTACGATCCCTATGCGGGCGCCGATGCGCAGCAGGATGGTGTCGAACGGGTCGACGATCTGGACACGCTGTTGCGCCGATCCAATGTCCTGAGCCTGCATATCCCGCTCACTCCGGCCACGCGCGCGCTGATCGGCGTGCCCGAACTGGCCAAATTGCCGGCGGGAGCCATTGTGATCAATACGGCGCGTGGCGAGGTGGTGGATGAAGCCGCGCTGGTCGAGGCCCTGGAAAGCGGTCGGCTTGGCGCGGCCGGCCTGGATACCACCGTGGACGAGCCTCTTGGACTCGACAGCCCGCTGCGCCGCATGAGCAATGTCGTACTGACGCCTCACGTGGGCGGTTCGACCGATGCGGCACTGGCGGCCATGGCCACGGCTGCGGCGCGAAATGTGCTCGACTATTTGCGGCACAAGGCCCTGCCCGAAGACAGGGTCGTCAATCTTGACGATTTGAAAAACGGAACTCAGGGAGAAACCGATGTCCGCTGA
- a CDS encoding RraA family protein: MINSRYARVNPAALSRSKDIPASILADVAGRRGALDGRIRAVAHGMRLCGPAFTVEVRPGDNLMIHAALVLARPGDVLVIDGKADTTSALMGELMCAHAAAAGIAGIVIDGAVRDVATLRQGSMAVFACASNPNGPTRTQSGRIGHPISAGGVSVAPGDLVVGDDDGVVIVPRDDAPRLIEAAEEKIRAEQRRMQDITEGRLVYGWLEGALKASGALPAGSSLDEAVEQFRAAGVFHTPAT; encoded by the coding sequence ATGATCAACAGCCGCTATGCACGCGTCAACCCCGCGGCGCTGTCGCGCAGCAAAGACATACCCGCCTCCATTCTTGCCGATGTCGCGGGCCGGCGCGGCGCGCTGGACGGACGCATACGCGCGGTGGCCCACGGCATGCGCTTGTGCGGCCCCGCTTTTACCGTGGAAGTCAGGCCGGGCGACAACCTCATGATCCACGCCGCACTGGTGCTGGCCCGACCCGGCGACGTGCTGGTCATCGACGGCAAGGCCGATACCACGTCCGCCCTCATGGGCGAACTGATGTGCGCCCATGCCGCCGCGGCCGGCATCGCCGGCATCGTCATCGACGGCGCCGTGCGCGACGTCGCAACGCTGCGCCAGGGGTCCATGGCCGTGTTTGCCTGCGCATCCAATCCCAATGGACCCACCCGGACCCAAAGCGGCCGCATCGGCCATCCCATTTCGGCCGGCGGCGTCAGCGTCGCGCCCGGAGACCTGGTGGTGGGTGATGACGACGGCGTCGTGATCGTCCCCCGGGACGATGCGCCGCGCCTCATCGAGGCCGCGGAGGAAAAAATCCGCGCTGAGCAGCGGCGCATGCAGGACATCACCGAAGGGCGGCTGGTATACGGCTGGCTGGAAGGCGCGCTGAAGGCCTCCGGCGCATTGCCCGCCGGTTCCAGCCTGGACGAGGCCGTGGAACAGTTCAGGGCCGCCGGCGTGTTTCATACTCCCGCAACATGA
- a CDS encoding tripartite tricarboxylate transporter substrate binding protein — protein MQLPIIRRAFPLAIALGLCAATAAQAADAAYPDHPITIVVPYSPGGGVDIVTRLVTKKMSDELGQSFVVDNKPGAGTNIGMAYVANAKPDGYTLYTASNTLTANKALYSKLTFDPATAFAAVGRIGEAPLVVVVNQDSPFKNLQDLVEYGRSHPEDLTFGTAGVGSSGHLASELLLRAGKFKALHVPYKGGSPAITDLLGGRLSFMSINPLEVVSHIQAGKLRALAVLNAKGTPLLPGLKTASAQGLTDLEATVWWGIVAPAGTPDAIVGKLNAALNSALGDPEVKASLAKLGAQELPGTP, from the coding sequence ATGCAACTACCCATTATCCGCCGCGCATTCCCGCTGGCCATAGCCCTGGGCCTTTGCGCCGCAACCGCCGCGCAGGCCGCGGATGCCGCATACCCCGACCATCCCATCACCATCGTGGTGCCCTACTCCCCGGGCGGCGGCGTGGACATCGTCACCCGGCTCGTCACGAAGAAAATGTCGGACGAACTGGGCCAGTCCTTCGTCGTCGACAACAAGCCCGGCGCCGGCACGAATATCGGCATGGCGTATGTGGCCAATGCCAAGCCCGATGGCTATACCCTCTACACCGCGTCCAACACGCTGACCGCCAACAAGGCGCTGTATTCCAAGCTGACCTTCGACCCGGCCACCGCCTTTGCGGCCGTCGGCAGGATCGGCGAAGCGCCGCTGGTGGTCGTCGTCAACCAGGACTCCCCCTTCAAGAACCTGCAGGACCTGGTCGAGTACGGCCGCAGCCATCCCGAAGACCTGACCTTCGGCACGGCCGGCGTCGGCAGCTCGGGCCACCTGGCCAGCGAGCTGCTGCTGCGCGCGGGCAAATTCAAGGCCCTGCACGTTCCCTACAAAGGCGGTTCGCCCGCCATCACCGACCTGCTGGGCGGCCGCCTGTCCTTCATGTCCATCAATCCGCTGGAGGTGGTGTCGCACATCCAGGCGGGCAAATTGCGCGCGCTGGCCGTGCTCAATGCCAAGGGCACGCCCCTGCTTCCCGGACTCAAGACCGCCAGCGCCCAAGGCCTGACCGATCTCGAAGCCACTGTGTGGTGGGGCATCGTCGCGCCGGCCGGCACACCCGACGCCATCGTCGGCAAATTGAATGCCGCCCTGAACAGCGCGCTGGGCGATCCCGAGGTCAAGGCCAGCCTGGCCAAGCTGGGCGCCCAGGAGCTGCCCGGCACGCCCTAG
- a CDS encoding PhoX family protein — protein MQKPCPADSEDLPSNTSANEHFQAVVQRAYSRRGFLKSGLGLSAAMFLGGPLSACAKGNGHDRRQGASALLGFNAIPISTGDTLKIAAGYTATVFAPWGTPLFAGDAAWKTDGGDGADAQARQVGDNHDGIHFFPIDGSSTEGLLVMNHEYTTVDKGAYTWLFGPNGTEPWTADKARKAMNAHGVSVIHILRNEAGQWEIALDSRYNRRITASTPMELTGPAAGSDLLKTQADPSGTRVLGTFNNCGNGWTPWNTYLACEENFNNYFGTTSGEDTRSAAQKRYGLSAQGSEYRWEEFEARFDYAKEPNEANRYGWIVEIDPFDPASTPRKRTALGRIKHENAAYRLTADKRVAIYMGDDQRDDYIYKFVSDGVYQEGGANADLLDAGKLYVARFNDGAAAGDFMGTGEWILLDKAANAALAADAGFTSQADVLVNTRLAADAVGATKMDRPEWVSVHPGSGEVYVALTNNDKRKAPDAANPRPANIYGQIVRWREAGGDAAATAFEWDIFVLAGNPVKYTDRKDLKSGSANITADNTFNSPDGLAFDSAGRLWIQTDGKYSNSGEYEGQGNNQMLCADPASKEIRRFFVGPKECEVTGIAFTPDSKTMFINIQHPGEAGDSHWPDGGNSIPRSATVIITRDDGGVIGG, from the coding sequence GTGCAAAAGCCCTGTCCCGCCGATTCCGAAGACCTGCCGAGCAACACGTCGGCGAACGAACATTTCCAAGCCGTCGTCCAGCGCGCATACAGCCGGCGCGGCTTTCTGAAGTCAGGCCTGGGCCTGTCCGCCGCGATGTTCCTGGGCGGGCCTTTAAGCGCCTGCGCCAAAGGCAATGGCCACGACCGTCGGCAAGGCGCGTCGGCGCTGCTGGGCTTCAATGCCATCCCGATCTCCACCGGCGATACGCTGAAGATCGCGGCGGGCTACACCGCCACGGTCTTTGCCCCGTGGGGCACGCCGCTCTTCGCCGGCGATGCCGCCTGGAAAACCGATGGCGGCGATGGCGCCGACGCGCAAGCGCGGCAGGTCGGCGACAACCATGACGGCATCCATTTCTTTCCCATCGACGGCAGCAGTACGGAAGGCCTGCTGGTCATGAACCACGAATACACCACCGTCGACAAGGGCGCCTATACCTGGCTGTTCGGCCCGAATGGCACCGAGCCCTGGACGGCCGACAAAGCCCGCAAGGCGATGAATGCCCATGGCGTCTCGGTCATCCACATCCTGCGCAACGAGGCCGGCCAGTGGGAGATAGCGCTGGATTCGCGCTACAACCGCCGCATCACCGCTTCGACTCCCATGGAACTGACCGGCCCGGCGGCGGGGAGCGATCTGCTCAAGACCCAGGCCGATCCCAGCGGCACGCGGGTACTGGGCACGTTCAACAACTGCGGCAATGGCTGGACGCCCTGGAATACCTATCTGGCCTGCGAAGAAAACTTCAACAACTATTTCGGCACCACGTCGGGCGAGGATACGCGTAGCGCTGCGCAGAAGCGCTACGGCCTTTCGGCCCAGGGCAGCGAGTATCGCTGGGAAGAATTCGAAGCCCGCTTCGATTACGCCAAAGAGCCCAATGAAGCCAACCGCTATGGCTGGATCGTCGAAATCGATCCTTTCGATCCGGCATCCACGCCCAGGAAGCGCACCGCCCTGGGACGCATCAAGCACGAGAATGCGGCCTATCGGCTGACCGCCGACAAGCGGGTGGCCATCTATATGGGCGACGACCAGCGCGACGACTACATCTACAAGTTCGTGTCGGACGGTGTCTACCAGGAAGGCGGCGCCAATGCGGACCTGCTGGACGCCGGCAAGCTGTACGTCGCCAGGTTCAACGATGGCGCGGCCGCCGGCGACTTCATGGGCACCGGGGAATGGATACTTCTGGACAAGGCCGCCAATGCCGCGCTGGCCGCCGACGCCGGCTTCACCAGCCAGGCCGACGTGCTGGTCAATACCCGCCTTGCCGCCGATGCGGTGGGCGCCACCAAGATGGATCGCCCCGAGTGGGTCAGCGTGCATCCGGGCAGCGGCGAGGTATACGTGGCCTTGACCAACAACGACAAACGCAAGGCGCCCGATGCGGCCAACCCGCGGCCCGCGAACATCTACGGCCAGATCGTCCGCTGGCGCGAGGCCGGCGGCGACGCCGCCGCCACGGCCTTCGAGTGGGACATCTTCGTGCTGGCCGGCAACCCGGTCAAATACACGGACCGCAAGGACCTGAAATCGGGCTCGGCCAATATCACGGCCGACAATACCTTCAACAGCCCCGACGGCTTGGCCTTCGATAGCGCGGGCCGCTTGTGGATACAGACCGACGGCAAGTACAGCAATAGCGGCGAATACGAAGGCCAGGGCAACAACCAGATGCTGTGCGCCGACCCCGCCAGCAAGGAGATACGCCGCTTCTTCGTGGGTCCGAAGGAATGCGAGGTGACCGGCATCGCCTTCACCCCCGACAGCAAGACGATGTTCATCAACATCCAGCACCCGGGCGAGGCCGGAGATAGCCACTGGCCCGACGGCGGCAATTCAATACCGCGCTCGGCCACCGTCATCATCACCAGGGACGACGGCGGCGTCATCGGCGGCTGA
- a CDS encoding LysR family transcriptional regulator gives MDFRQLRYFVAVAQELSFSRAAELLHMSQPPLSQQIKLLEEDLGVLLFERTRRVVKLTHAGTLFYECAREILDQYAAVRELCALTKDGQAGKLRVAFTASVPMFEAFPRLLQDFRRLYPRIEMDLRHMSTGEQLQALNANELDLGFLRPSSSFETPPALIAQDLWHDELMLAVGQDHPQAHPDVATSLYDLADEDFILFPQALGCGLFEHISTLTAQAGFAPNIVQEVRENSTTLALVAAGLGVSIVPSIYTHTKPPGVVFKPLHGAPTQSRIVMACSRENPNASLALFLAHVRATPGEGGSAEAGFAVQ, from the coding sequence ATGGATTTCAGACAGCTGCGGTATTTTGTCGCGGTGGCGCAAGAGCTCAGTTTCAGCCGTGCCGCGGAACTGCTGCACATGAGCCAGCCGCCCCTCAGCCAGCAGATCAAATTGCTGGAGGAGGATCTGGGCGTGCTGCTTTTCGAGCGGACGCGGCGCGTGGTCAAGCTGACCCATGCCGGCACGCTGTTCTACGAATGCGCCCGGGAGATCCTGGATCAATATGCGGCGGTGCGCGAGTTGTGCGCCCTGACCAAGGACGGCCAGGCCGGGAAGCTGCGTGTGGCCTTCACCGCTTCGGTGCCGATGTTCGAAGCGTTTCCGCGCCTGCTGCAGGACTTTCGCCGCCTCTATCCGCGCATCGAGATGGACCTGCGCCACATGTCCACCGGCGAGCAATTGCAAGCCCTGAATGCCAATGAGCTGGACCTGGGCTTCCTGCGCCCCTCGTCCAGCTTCGAGACGCCTCCCGCGCTGATCGCCCAGGACCTCTGGCACGACGAATTGATGCTGGCGGTGGGCCAGGATCATCCGCAGGCGCACCCGGACGTTGCGACCAGCCTGTATGACCTGGCCGACGAAGACTTCATCCTTTTCCCGCAAGCCCTGGGCTGCGGATTGTTCGAGCATATTTCAACCTTGACCGCGCAGGCCGGGTTCGCTCCGAACATCGTGCAGGAAGTGCGCGAGAACAGCACCACGCTGGCGCTGGTCGCGGCCGGATTGGGCGTATCCATCGTGCCCAGCATCTACACGCATACCAAACCGCCCGGCGTGGTGTTCAAGCCCCTACACGGCGCGCCGACGCAATCGCGCATCGTGATGGCCTGTTCCAGAGAGAATCCCAACGCCTCGCTGGCGCTGTTCCTGGCTCATGTCCGGGCGACGCCCGGCGAGGGCGGAAGCGCGGAGGCAGGTTTCGCAGTACAGTAA
- a CDS encoding Bug family tripartite tricarboxylate transporter substrate binding protein: MIKLHKFAATATVMLGMLAAVPVSHAADAYPSQPLKLLVPFPPGGGTDTMARFVANALTEEFKWNVVVENRPGAGGTVGLGVLSRSAPNGYNIALGQTSNLSINPYLYSNISYDVAKDFAPVVSVAAQPMVLIVGADKPYKSVKELVAYAKANPGKLTIGNAGTGTVGDITGRFFAHEAGIEVLHVPYKGAAPAMNDLLGGQVDAFFASAPTVMSQQDNPRIRALAITTLKSIPQLPKVPPLADTLAGFEAASKTGLIMPAGTPKEMVEAVNKAVNKVLGTDKLRNNIMDEGNVVLGGSVQEFADVISGDSAKWSKIIRDANIQIK; the protein is encoded by the coding sequence ATGATCAAGCTTCATAAATTTGCGGCCACCGCCACGGTGATGTTGGGCATGCTTGCCGCCGTGCCCGTTTCCCATGCGGCCGATGCCTATCCGTCGCAACCCCTGAAACTGCTGGTGCCTTTCCCGCCCGGCGGCGGCACCGACACCATGGCGCGCTTTGTCGCCAACGCGCTTACCGAAGAATTCAAGTGGAATGTCGTTGTGGAGAACCGCCCGGGAGCGGGCGGCACGGTCGGCCTGGGCGTGTTGTCCCGCTCCGCGCCCAATGGCTACAACATCGCGCTTGGGCAGACCTCCAATCTGTCCATCAACCCCTATCTGTACAGCAATATTTCCTACGATGTCGCCAAGGACTTTGCGCCCGTCGTGTCGGTGGCCGCCCAGCCCATGGTGCTGATCGTGGGCGCCGACAAACCGTATAAAAGCGTGAAGGAGCTGGTGGCTTATGCCAAGGCGAATCCCGGCAAGCTGACCATAGGCAATGCGGGCACCGGCACCGTGGGCGACATTACCGGCCGCTTCTTTGCGCACGAAGCCGGCATCGAGGTCCTGCATGTGCCCTACAAAGGCGCGGCGCCGGCCATGAACGATCTGCTGGGAGGCCAGGTGGATGCCTTCTTCGCGTCCGCGCCGACGGTGATGTCGCAGCAGGACAATCCCAGGATCCGCGCCCTGGCCATCACCACGCTGAAATCTATTCCCCAATTGCCCAAGGTGCCGCCGCTGGCCGATACACTGGCCGGCTTCGAAGCGGCTTCCAAGACGGGGCTGATCATGCCCGCGGGCACGCCCAAGGAGATGGTAGAGGCCGTCAACAAGGCGGTGAACAAGGTGCTCGGGACCGACAAGCTGCGCAACAACATCATGGATGAAGGCAATGTGGTGCTGGGCGGCTCGGTGCAGGAGTTTGCCGATGTGATCTCCGGCGATTCGGCCAAATGGTCCAAGATCATCCGCGACGCCAACATCCAGATCAAGTAA
- a CDS encoding DUF2945 domain-containing protein: MTIKFKVGDHVRWNSEAGHVSGTITKVHEKDTDYKGHVRHASPDDPQYEIKSDKTDHVAMHKGSALSRVR, from the coding sequence ATGACGATCAAATTCAAGGTCGGAGACCATGTGCGCTGGAATTCCGAGGCGGGCCATGTCAGCGGGACTATCACCAAGGTCCATGAAAAGGACACCGATTACAAGGGGCATGTCCGGCATGCCAGTCCGGACGATCCCCAGTACGAAATAAAAAGCGACAAGACTGACCACGTCGCGATGCACAAGGGATCGGCGCTGAGCAGGGTGCGCTGA
- a CDS encoding RraA family protein: protein MSADGSWPPGYSINEMPRTLTPALIDAFRDIPVAVAGDCMGRSLGAVGLQAYHRNLHLGLCGPALTVQVRPGDNLMIHKAFMMAQPGDIIVIDGGGDLTQALIGGLMRTTAMTRKIGGFVIDGAIRDLVEWADGKVPVFAKGHTHRGPSKEGPGRINCAIACAGLVVQPGDLVMGDADGVICVPAADAPALLPRVHAHLQREQAIRLSNEQGTSDPERFNAVLRAKGLPV from the coding sequence ATGTCCGCTGATGGAAGCTGGCCGCCCGGCTACAGCATCAATGAAATGCCCCGCACATTGACCCCCGCGCTGATCGACGCCTTCCGCGACATTCCGGTTGCGGTGGCGGGCGATTGCATGGGCCGGTCGCTGGGCGCCGTGGGCTTGCAGGCCTATCATCGGAACCTGCATCTGGGCCTGTGCGGCCCGGCACTGACCGTGCAGGTCCGGCCCGGCGACAACCTGATGATACACAAGGCGTTCATGATGGCGCAGCCGGGCGACATCATCGTGATCGACGGCGGAGGCGACCTGACGCAGGCGTTGATCGGCGGCCTGATGCGCACCACGGCGATGACCCGGAAAATCGGCGGTTTCGTCATCGATGGGGCCATACGCGACCTGGTGGAATGGGCGGACGGGAAGGTGCCCGTCTTCGCCAAGGGACACACCCACCGAGGTCCCAGCAAGGAAGGACCGGGCCGCATCAATTGCGCGATCGCCTGCGCCGGCCTGGTGGTCCAGCCCGGCGACCTGGTCATGGGGGATGCGGATGGCGTCATCTGCGTGCCCGCCGCCGACGCGCCGGCGCTGCTGCCTCGCGTACATGCCCATCTTCAGCGGGAGCAGGCGATCCGCCTGTCCAACGAGCAGGGCACGTCGGATCCGGAACGGTTCAATGCAGTACTGCGGGCCAAGGGCCTGCCTGTCTAG
- a CDS encoding PIG-L deacetylase family protein — MTQRNALVISAHSADFVWRAGGAIALYAERGWNVHILCLSFGERGESAKLWKQPGMTLERVKAARKQESEQAAGILGASISFMDCGDYPLRVNDDALLHIAGVYRELRPEFVLTHSFKDPYNFDHPLANHLAMEARIIAQAHGHTPSVPVLGAPPVFLFEPHQPEQCEWKPQLYLDISTVWDKKYQAFQIMDAQEHLWEYYTRAGLQRGAQAARNSGRKIKYAEAYQTVYPRVTDELL, encoded by the coding sequence GTGACTCAACGAAACGCCCTTGTCATCAGCGCCCATTCCGCCGACTTCGTCTGGCGGGCGGGCGGCGCAATCGCTCTTTACGCGGAACGCGGCTGGAATGTGCACATCCTTTGCCTGTCGTTCGGCGAGCGCGGCGAATCGGCCAAGCTGTGGAAGCAGCCCGGCATGACGCTGGAACGCGTCAAGGCGGCACGCAAGCAAGAGTCGGAGCAGGCGGCGGGGATCCTGGGCGCCAGTATTTCCTTCATGGATTGCGGCGACTACCCCTTGAGGGTGAATGACGACGCCTTGCTCCATATCGCCGGCGTGTACCGGGAATTGAGGCCCGAGTTCGTGCTGACGCACTCGTTCAAGGACCCCTACAACTTCGACCATCCGCTGGCCAATCATCTTGCGATGGAGGCCCGCATCATCGCCCAGGCGCACGGACACACCCCGTCCGTCCCGGTTCTGGGCGCACCGCCCGTCTTCCTGTTCGAACCCCACCAGCCCGAGCAATGCGAGTGGAAGCCGCAGCTTTACCTGGACATATCCACGGTCTGGGACAAGAAATACCAGGCGTTCCAGATCATGGACGCGCAAGAGCATTTGTGGGAATACTACACGCGGGCCGGCTTGCAGCGCGGCGCCCAGGCCGCACGCAACTCGGGGCGCAAGATCAAGTACGCTGAAGCCTATCAGACCGTATACCCCCGGGTTACGGACGAGTTGCTTTGA
- a CDS encoding DUF488 family protein: MAETAKRHTAPASGVETIWTVGHSTHPIDEFVAIMASYGIETIVDIRSHPGSRKYPQFGKEALASSLREHGIAYCWLRALGGRRKAAADSPNTAWRNASFRGYADYMSTPEFKQGMDELLHLAGGSRTALMCAEAVWWRCHRSMVADALCVQGIQVLHIMDAGHAVEHPMTAPARIENGRLTYSPPRGSLPLL, translated from the coding sequence ATGGCGGAGACCGCCAAGCGTCATACCGCGCCGGCCTCGGGCGTGGAAACCATCTGGACGGTGGGCCACTCGACGCATCCCATTGACGAGTTTGTCGCGATAATGGCCTCCTACGGCATAGAAACCATCGTCGACATACGCAGCCATCCCGGTTCGCGCAAGTATCCCCAGTTCGGTAAAGAGGCGTTGGCCTCGTCGCTGCGGGAGCACGGCATCGCTTATTGCTGGCTGCGCGCGCTGGGCGGCCGGCGCAAGGCGGCCGCGGACTCGCCCAACACCGCCTGGCGCAATGCCTCGTTTCGCGGGTATGCCGACTACATGTCCACGCCCGAATTCAAGCAGGGGATGGACGAGCTGCTTCATCTGGCCGGCGGATCGCGTACGGCGCTGATGTGCGCCGAGGCCGTCTGGTGGCGCTGCCATCGATCGATGGTGGCGGACGCGCTATGCGTGCAGGGCATCCAGGTATTGCATATCATGGACGCCGGCCATGCCGTCGAGCACCCCATGACCGCGCCCGCGCGGATTGAAAACGGACGCCTGACCTATTCGCCGCCAAGGGGCAGTTTGCCACTCTTGTGA